The following is a genomic window from Fusarium verticillioides 7600 chromosome 5, whole genome shotgun sequence.
GTACGCACTCAGAGCACCGGGAAGGACAGTAATGTATCCAAAGACGGACTCGAGAGGCTTATCAAGGATGTTGGACATTTTATACTCGAAGTTCTGGGACGCAACGAGAGGATTGAGCAGGTTGGCGCCCAGTCTGCCCTTCATGGCTTTAATCTCTCCACAAGCACCAGCGACGTTGGAGTCAGTATCGAAGGCCTTCCAGAGATGGTACAGTGAGGTGCCGCTAGGACGAGTACCAACATCCAGCAAAATGCAGACGTTAGGGTTGAGAGCCTTTCCAAAGGCATTAAAGAACCAACGGTGAGAGTTGAGCTTACGCTGGTTCTTTTCCTTGAGACAGAAGATCATCTGGCAAGGAACAATGCCCTTCTCGGCacccttgaacttgaggtcGGAATCAAGAGAGACCTGGGTTGTGTATTCATAGACGTGTGCTTGCACAGCGCGGTTGTTGACAAAGTTCTTCGCGATACCGTGCTGGTAGACACCCATGGCAGCGAGCGCATCCAGAGTGCGAGGGTGGATCTTCTCTCGACCATCAGAGACAATACAGACGACAATCTTTTGCCATCCAGTCTCACCCCAGGTACGAGAGCGCGATCGAGAGCAGAAGTGGGAGATGTTCTTCATGACGGCATGCATCGTTCGAGTGAATCCTATTTCATCTTCGTTGTACATGGTGACACAAATGAACAATTCTGTCTCTCGAACAGTCTTGCCGAAGGTTTGCCGCAATGTGTAGCCTCTTTCGACAAAATCATCAGGGTCGCAGGTAACGGCGGTGTAGCGCATGTGAGTGAACTCAACCTCGCCTCGTCGAGGCAAGAAACTGTACAGAATTGTCGGGATTTTACactccagcaccagctcaccgttgatgagctggacCTCCTTTCTCGCCATTTGAGGTGCGCGAACacctcttctctcttgtGCACCAGTCGGGGCAGGGCCATAATGCTCAACCTTGTCGTAGTCTTCCATGTCTCCCTCGTTCAGTGTGTCTTGCGACTCAGAAGACATATATGAGCTGCGGTCAACTGGGTGAGGTCGTGCATCACTCAGGTCGGATTCAGGCGCAAAGACATCGTCGTCATAAGTATCATGCAAAGGAATAGAGATAGTCGCATCGTCTGCAATTGGCGGGACAGGCTGCCTTGAGTTTGAAAAGAGAGGTGCCGGAGGAAGTGGACGTCTGGGGCTACCGCCGTATCTAGAGGATGGTGTTCCTGGTCTGGGGCTTCCGTTCAAGTCGGAGGGCTCATACATGCcatctgaaggaggaggtctCGATAGGTCGGATCTTGTGAATCCGGATATTCGTGATGAGGGTGTCCAGGGTCGCTGGGGagagccatcatcatgcatACCATAGGACACATAGGAACCCGTTGGGGGCCCCATCGAAGGGGCATCGTCGAAGATGGAACCAGATCTCGATGATCGAACACTCGGCTGATAGTTGAGGTTTCGAGGACTTCGGATACTAGGAATTTTGTCATGTGAGTTTACGTCCCTTAAGCGGCTCAATGGGGGCGGTGGTGCGGGAGGTGTCGTGTCTAGTCCAAGGTGGTGTTGTTCCTTGTGAACTCTTCTCCTGTCGCTGATACCATTGGGAATTTCTGGTAGATCTCGAGGAAGATTTGCAAATGCGACATGGACACTAGTTCTATTCTTGTTCTGCAGCTTTGCAGTCTGGCCGCCGATAATTGGCCTCTTGGGCAACAAGGTCTTGGATTCGGCCATTGAAGAAGCGTATGAAGGGGGATTTTGCgaaggatgttgttgatgctggttGGAGATATTCCCTCGGACGTCATCTTGTTGGACAGGGCTGGACCTGAAGGTCCGTTCCTCCCTTTCTGAAGACATGGTGACGCTCACGGGTGAAATTGACaatggaggaggaaacgcTACTGGCGGTTTGAGAGGGGAGGGTGTTGTCTTTGAAGGTGAGGTAGAAGGGGAAAcagaaggagatgagggagGGCGTGAAGGAGGTGTCTGTGTCTGATTCTGGCTAGGTGATGAGGGTGGTACATACGCATGAGGGTCGTAGTGTTCTTCGGATGTCAACAGTCTCACAGCAGCGGGACTGTAACCAGTGGGCGTGTGAAggtcctcgtcatcatagGGAGGGAGGCTGTAGTCGGGCGGGCGTGACATATTCGGATCCATAACTGgcgagaagaggctggaatGGAATGCAGTGGGCGCGGGTGCTTGCGACAATACGAGCTGAGCTATTCAAGTAACGGTTCAAGGTCTCAAAAGGCGAAGGATACTTCGTATCTCGACggctgctgccgctgagACGATCCGAATCGCGTACTAGAGATGGTGAAAGCAGTGTTGGTATTGATGCTGATTTGCGCCTCCTGTTGGTAGTTGAAACTCTGATGTTAACGAGGCGTTGATTGTGTACGAGCTTGCGGTTGGTGCAGGTTTAGATCGTCGTCGAATGGCGGTGgaacaagacaaagacagtAACTAGAGACAAACAACGCGTAAGTGGTATCGCAATACAAGACAAGGAATGATTCTTCGGAATGTCTCCTTTTTCGTTAGGATGCTGTAGTACAATAGGACAGGACagataaagtaaagtaaagtaaagtaCGGAGCGAGCGGAGCTTTGGATCGGGTTTGGTTGCGGGTATGAGAGAGGTGAGGATCCAATGGTGGGGGAGGAGCTTAGTATGGTAATCCAAACAAATTACGTCGCACTGTTGGCATGGCAACACAGCCCGATTGGGACAGCTCTGTCTTGCACCAGGCAGGCCAGGTCTCACAATTTTCTGGCGGCCCGCTTTGTTAATGTTTCAGCCAGTGACTGGGAGACCATCTGTGGAGGTTGATTAATTGCTTACATTTCTTCAACATTCAGTTCATTGCTCTATGTCTCTCGCTTATATTCTCGGTTGGCTCAATTGAGGATTATCATGACATTCAGAGCTCCTACTCAATTGTTTACTCTCCTCCCGAGGCGCCCGAGGAGGTTGGGAGGATGAACTACAGGTGTGACGATCACCTAGCAACAGTAACACAGCCTTCCCTGAACCATGGATCATGGCGCTTAGCATCTGAAAGTGGAGACTCCATTCAACGGTCTCGATCCTACTGTGCCTGATCGGTAAATAACAAGCAATCACAGACGTAAGCTCGGAGTATTTAAAAATTTAATTCTTGGCATAATTAACGTGAACTTGTGAAGGGCGAAAACAAGAGTAAAGCTAATAACAGAACTATCAAAGTAGTTTCACCCCCTGATCTGAAGGGTCGAATCTTGTCAAGACTCgatgtacatacatacgtCCTAAGGTTGAAACAAGCCTTTATTTTCGGACAACCTCAATAACCTTTTCGACGCCACAAACACATGACCATGTTTTGACTTGGCCAGGGTCAACGCATTCTTCTTGGAACTTAAACGTCTTGAAATGAGACTGTGCATTGGTTGACAAGCTATACCCTGGACATGTCAGCCACGAGGCGAGATCACGATCGCAAAACAAGCATCCAGTATAATAGATACGCGGGCGGGTCACAGCATAAACGAGCTTTAGACTCTATGATGCGATTTTAAACCAGCCACAAGAGCTCGAAACAAGGTACTTATGAATGCATATCCAGAAAGAACTCCAACAAGAGAAAAAAACACATGTGAAACAAGAGCGTGAGCTTCTGTCCTAAAGATTACTATTCATACACGAATAGGCAGTCTTCGAATGGTTTTATAAACGGCCTTTTCTTGAGTAACCAAGGCTGTTATCACAACCTCGCTCAGGTCTATTGGCGAACGTTATATAAACCACGTGGAAACTCTACATCATTATAACCACTTCCCCGCGTTCTATCGTGTAATGGATACCAGAAATGTCtacaagaagattgagggaGAGTTAACGTTCGTGAGTCAACCAACTCAACAAAGGCGGCACCAATGAAGCTATTGAGCCGACCCGATGCTTCTGATGGCCGAGATCGTCAGAGCGAATGGCAAGACCAAAAGGCGAGTTTCTCGTCACCTGGTACCTcggactttgactttgacatgtaaatggctttgagaacaAGACAGAGTTGTCATTGATCCAACCACCACGCTGCATAACACGATTTCCCCGCAAAGTATACAGGAAGAAGCCCCGAGATGCCACGTGAATTGATCTATTTAGAAGAGGACTCGTCCTCGAGAGGGCCTTGAAATGGTTCCCTCAGTGCTTTCCGAGGTTCTGCTTCCAATGGGCTTGCAATATCCGTCATCTTATATCACTGGACCATTAATACGCAGCCGAAATGGAAACGATTGACGAAATTCAGGGTGAGCCTCGCTTCGACCCTACACAGCAAGATGCCAAACCTCCTGGAGCCAAGACGAGATCAACAACTGCAGTGCTACAAAATCCACTGGCCAGCATGACGCATGACGAGTTGGTCGCCGATGCAAGGAACTTCGCCCAAGATAAGGGGCTGGATACCTGCATTTCCTGGTTTACCAAAGGCGCACTCATAgccaaagtcatcaacaCGCCGAAGGGATACGAATCCATAGAGGAGTTGACcgaggaggacaaggagcTCCTGAGGAACGAAGATGACCATCGTTGGAAGTCTCAGCCAAAGATGCTTTACTTCCTCTGCGCATTGTGTGCGGGTTGCGCTATTGTGCAGGGCATGGATCAGACAGTCATCAACGGTGCACAGGTAAGTCCTCCCTGACTATCGAGAGACAAACAGACTAACAATCCAGCACTTCTACTTCGAAGAGTACAACATCAAAGATAGAGCGCTGCAAGGTCTGACAAACGGCGCACCATATGCCTCTGCTGCCCTCGTCGGATGCTGGCTCAACGCCCCCTTGAACAGATTCTTTGGCCGACGAGGAACCATCGCCTTTTCCTGTCTCTTTGCTTTCGTCACAGGAATATGGCAAGCTGCTGCTAACAGTTGGATATGTCTAATCATTGCACGCTTCACCCTCGGGCTTGCAGTTGGCGCCAAATCAAGCACCACTCCCGTATATGCAGCTGAATGTGCACCCAAGGCAGTTCGAGGCGCCTTGACTATGATGTGGCAGATGTGGACGGCCTTTGGCATCATGCTCGGCTTTGCTTCCTCTTTAGCTTTCCAGAATCTCACGTGGCCGAACCAGTACGCaccttggagatggatgattggTTCAACGTCTCTTCCACCATTGATCGTTGGTCTTCTGGTCTTCCTTCTCCCTGAGAGTCCGCGTTGGTACATGGATAGGGGAGAATTCCAGAAGGCATACCATTCGCTTAGGAAGCTTCGTCGCGCTGACCTCCAAGCTGCTCGGGATCTCTATCTCGCTTGGAAGTTCTTGGAGGCCGAGCAAAAGACCAAAGAAGGCCGGAAAGGTTTGAAGGAGCTCTTCAAAGTACGGAGGAACTGGAGAGCTGCGCAGTCTTCGTGGTTCTGTATGCTCATGCAGCAGTTCTGTGGCGGTATGTCCGAAAACCCATATCTTGATTACTATGTAACTAACAAGTCTACAGTTAATGTGATCGCATACTACAGCACAAAGATCTTTACAGATGCAGGCTATACCCGATCTCAGGCCCTCCTGGCCTCATTCGGTGGCGGTGCCATCAACTGGATCTTTGCGCTGCCTGCAATTTGGACGATTGATACCTTTGGCCGCCGCAACCTCCTGTTAGTCACGTTCCCCATGATGAGTGCTTGCCTGTATTGGACCGGTTCATGCTTCGGGATTGAAGACAACGgccttcgtcttcctctcatCGCCACCAGTATTTACATCTTCATGGCCGTTTACTCACCTGGTCTCGGTCCTGTTCCCTTTACCTATAGCGCGGAGGCATTCCCCTTGCATATCCGGGCTCTTGGTatggcctcagcaacatcaatcaCCTGGTCATTCAACTTTTTACTCAGCTTTACGTGGCCTATGATGGAAAAGGCATTTAAATCCTCGGGCGCCTTTTACTGGTATGCCACGTGGAACATCATCGGATTCGTGTTTACGTATTTCCTGCTTCCAGAGACGAAGGCACTGTCGTTGGAAGAACTCGATATTGTGTTTAGTGTTCGGAACCGTGATCATGTTCGATACTACTTCAGGCGAATGGGATGGTACGCAAAGCGGCTCACGGGTCGGGGCCCGGATGCAATGCCGCCGTTATATGAGTTGGAGGATTCTGGGGTGGTATTAGTGGCCGAAATGGCAGTCAAAGAGACGAATGCCTCATCTGTCTAAGAGGTAGTCGTGACTCGTGAGTTCGATGCAATGGATTGGGGCATTTTCTCAGATTACCGGCTAGGGTTTTCGATTGATATGGGGTTGCAGGACTTGGGCCAGATTCAGCTGGTATCTCTTTATAAATATTGGGCTCTTTTTGAAACGGGTTACGAGAGGGGCGTAACCTCTAGGGTTCATGGTCTAAATGTTCAACGACGTGTTACTGTCTTTTAGGACGTCTTCATAACAGGTCTCGATATCTCACCAATAccccttttttttttttttttttttttttttttttttttttttttttatttttcGCCTCGATTGTTTAAGTAGGAAGCTCAAACGAAGGCTCAGACTGATTATGAATCAATTTTGTCGATTGCGAATCTCATCAAGGAAGACCATAAACAAAAGTTCCGGAGCATATCGTCTCAAAGTGTAGGGTGACAATAAGATGAGCACTTCGCCATGAATGAAAGATCGTCAGTCAAGACATTATAGAGCTCAGGCACCAACTCTGAAGAAGTCACATATGTAATTCAGTTTGCTGTTGACTGCTACTTGGTGATTTCGAAAGATAAACTCGTATCTGGcaagctctcaacatcatgacTCAAGACCTACCTAGATATCGTTCAATTTGACTGTTGTGTATGAGTTTTATTTGAGGGTAGAGCTTGGGGTCCCCTGTACCTAGCTGTGTTACCCACCGTAGATAGCTCGCCATAGTGGAGACCAATCACTGTGAGATCCCAGCCGAGGCTTGCGAAGTACGTCTTATCACTGAGTGACGAGACGGGATCTTCATTCCAAAGCTCTCAACTCCTCTTTTACCTTTCATATCTTGTAGGCCTCCATCCATTGACATTGTGAAGCCTCACAACAAGAAGCAACAATGGATGAAAAGGCACAACTTCCGCCTTACAGCTCCGTTTCGCTTCCAGCGCCCGTTGGCCTTCATCCTGGTCAACAGCGGAACAGACGGTTGTTGCGTCGCTCACGCGGTATCAGGCTCTTTGCTCTAGCCTGTTTGACCTTCATTGTCTTTGCCCAGTGGCGACAGCTCGCACCGCGAAACAAGACTACTTTGTCTATCCAGAAACTCAATGAAGATCTCGAGACGTGTAAGAAGTTCCGTGTCAAGCCGCAAGACCCGCCTGGTCTCGGTCGAGATAAGAATGCTCGTTATATCGACGGCGGCAAGCCCACTTTGATCAAGAACGCTACTATCTGGATTGGAGAGCCCGTCGAAGGAACcagtgaagaggatgcgTATGCTGGCAAGGGCTGGGAGTGGGTGCAGGGTGATGTCTTTCTCGAGAAGGGTCTCATTCAACGCGTTGAGGAGGACATCAAGACTGCTTCGCTACCTGATGACACAATTATCTACGAAGCCCATGGCCGCCGTCTGACCAGCGGTATTGTTGACACTCACAGCCACGCTGGCGTCTATCCATTGCCCTCTCTGGAGGGAAACTCAGATGGCAATGAGATGTCGGATAACATCACACCTTGGGCTCGAGCGATTGACTCTTTGCTCCCGCTTGACCCGCAAATTGAAGTCATCAAGTCAGGCGGTGTTACAACTTCTCTTATCCTTCCTGGTTCCGGCAATAATATCGGTGGAGAGGCCTATGTCATCAAGCATGCAGTTGGCAAACCTGATGGCCGCAAGGAAATCAGCGCAGTGGACTTGCTCGCCGACCCAGACCGCAACTGGCGATATatgaagatggcatgtgGTGAGAACGCGAAGCGTGTTCATGGCCGGGTTGGAAACAGGCCATTCAGTCGTATGGGTGAAAGCTACGAGTTCCGCCACGCTTTTGAGCAAGCAAGAGATTTGATCCAGAAGCAGGATGACTGGTGCGCCAAGGCTGAGTCTCAGGGTGTTGAGTCCTTGGATGAGTATCTTCCAGGCGAGATTGCCTGGGAGGCTCTCACCGCTGCGCTTCGTGGTCAGGTTCATATCAACACACATTGTTACACGATCCCCGACTTGGAGGCTATGGTGGATCACACCAACGAGTTCAAGTTCCCTGTCCGAGCCTTCCATCATGCTCACCAGACCTATCTGGTTCCAGAGGTAAGATCGTGTTGTGTTGAAAGGCTTCTCATGTTAACTTTTGTTAGATCCTCAAGCGAACCTGGGGCGGACGTCCTCCTGCATCTGCTCTATTCGCCGATAACATGTTTTACAAGACCGAAGCATACATTGGCTCTGAGTATGCTGGAAAGATCCTCCACGAGAACAACCTCACAGTAGTGTATGTCAGCGACAACCCTGTGATTAACGCACAGCATGTCCTTtttgaggctgccaaggcttATCATTACGGCCTTCCTTACCATGTCGCACTAGCCAGTGTGACA
Proteins encoded in this region:
- a CDS encoding chitin synthase 2, which gives rise to MAESKTLLPKRPIIGGQTAKLQNKNRTSVHVAFANLPRDLPEIPNGISDRRRVHKEQHHLGLDTTPPAPPPPLSRLRDVNSHDKIPSIRSPRNLNYQPSVRSSRSGSIFDDAPSMGPPTGSYVSYGMHDDGSPQRPWTPSSRISGFTRSDLSRPPPSDGMYEPSDLNGSPRPGTPSSRYGGSPRRPLPPAPLFSNSRQPVPPIADDATISIPLHDTYDDDVFAPESDLSDARPHPVDRSSYMSSESQDTLNEGDMEDYDKVEHYGPAPTGAQERRGVRAPQMARKEVQLINGELVLECKIPTILYSFLPRRGEVEFTHMRYTAVTCDPDDFVERGYTLRQTFGKTVRETELFICVTMYNEDEIGFTRTMHAVMKNISHFCSRSRSRTWGETGWQKIVVCIVSDGREKIHPRTLDALAAMGVYQHGIAKNFVNNRAVQAHVYEYTTQVSLDSDLKFKGAEKGIVPCQMIFCLKEKNQRKLNSHRWFFNAFGKALNPNVCILLDVGTRPSGTSLYHLWKAFDTDSNVAGACGEIKAMKGRLGANLLNPLVASQNFEYKMSNILDKPLESVFGYITVLPGALSAYRYHALQNDETGHGPLSQYFKGETLHGQHADVFTANMYLAEDRILCWELVAKRGERWVLKYVKGCTGETDVPDTVPEFISQRRRWLNGAFFAAVYSLVHFKQIWFTDHTLARKILLHMEFLYQFIQLMFTFFSLANFYLTFYFVAGGLTDPKVDPFGHNIATVIFHILRYACVLLISTQFILSLGNRPQGSKKLYLISMIIYSIIMVYTTFATFYIIIHQLTSKDKIKMGDNVFTNMIVSILSTIGMYFIMSIMYLDPWHMITSSAQYFILLPSYICTLQVYAFCNTHDVTWGTKGDNVMKTDLGGAVGKGETVELEMPSEQLDIDSGYDEALRNLRDRLEVPESPPSESQLQEDYYKSVRTYLVLTWMIGNGILGMAVSEIYSARGIGDNYYLRFLLWSVAALAVFRAIGSTTFAVLNVVNMIVEGRVRLSLKAPRWMGGLKERVNDKMSSVSSNLRS
- a CDS encoding chitin synthase 2, whose amino-acid sequence is MDPNMSRPPDYSLPPYDDEDLHTPTGYSPAAVRLLTSEEHYDPHAIRSPRNLNYQPSVRSSRSGSIFDDAPSMGPPTGSYVSYGMHDDGSPQRPWTPSSRISGFTRSDLSRPPPSDGMYEPSDLNGSPRPGTPSSRYGGSPRRPLPPAPLFSNSRQPVPPIADDATISIPLHDTYDDDVFAPESDLSDARPHPVDRSSYMSSESQDTLNEGDMEDYDKVEHYGPAPTGAQERRGVRAPQMARKEVQLINGELVLECKIPTILYSFLPRRGEVEFTHMRYTAVTCDPDDFVERGYTLRQTFGKTVRETELFICVTMYNEDEIGFTRTMHAVMKNISHFCSRSRSRTWGETGWQKIVVCIVSDGREKIHPRTLDALAAMGVYQHGIAKNFVNNRAVQAHVYEYTTQVSLDSDLKFKGAEKGIVPCQMIFCLKEKNQRKLNSHRWFFNAFGKALNPNVCILLDVGTRPSGTSLYHLWKAFDTDSNVAGACGEIKAMKGRLGANLLNPLVASQNFEYKMSNILDKPLESVFGYITVLPGALSAYRYHALQNDETGHGPLSQYFKGETLHGQHADVFTANMYLAEDRILCWELVAKRGERWVLKYVKGCTGETDVPDTVPEFISQRRRWLNGAFFAAVYSLVHFKQIWFTDHTLARKILLHMEFLYQFIQLMFTFFSLANFYLTFYFVAGGLTDPKVDPFGHNIATVIFHILRYACVLLISTQFILSLGNRPQGSKKLYLISMIIYSIIMVYTTFATFYIIIHQLTSKDKIKMGDNVFTNMIVSILSTIGMYFIMSIMYLDPWHMITSSAQYFILLPSYICTLQVYAFCNTHDVTWGTKGDNVMKTDLGGAVGKGETVELEMPSEQLDIDSGYDEALRNLRDRLEVPESPPSESQLQEDYYKSVRTYLVLTWMIGNGILGMAVSEIYSARGIGDNYYLRFLLWSVAALAVFRAIGSTTFAVLNVVNMIVEGRVRLSLKAPRWMGGLKERVNDKMSSVSSNLRS